Proteins co-encoded in one Saprospira grandis genomic window:
- the rffA gene encoding dTDP-4-amino-4,6-dideoxygalactose transaminase codes for MQIPFNKPYLTGKEAHYLYQAVQSGQLSGNGQFTKACQSFFENRYGFHKCLLTTSCTDALEMSALLLNIQPGDEVIMPSYTFVSTANAFVLRGAIIRFVDSQAQHPNLDPQAILPLINEKTKALVLVHYAGMACPMQEIMDLCQKYQIALVEDAAQAIDGYYQGQPLGSFGQLACFSFHETKNIIAGEGGLLAINDPKLAQRAEIIWEKGTNRAAFFRGEVDKYGWVDLGSSFLPSETVAAFLFAQLEELDQIQNARKERWNRYFEALLPLAQKGLIELPNIPEHSSNNAHLFYLICSSLDERTALIQALRAVGVHAVFHYLPLHASPFYGPKHDGRKLPQAQRYADRLLRLPLFFELQAQEQQFIIDQIFQFFKLDRT; via the coding sequence ATGCAAATACCCTTTAATAAGCCCTACCTCACCGGTAAAGAAGCCCACTATCTCTATCAAGCGGTCCAATCGGGCCAATTATCTGGAAATGGTCAATTTACTAAGGCCTGCCAAAGCTTTTTTGAAAACCGCTATGGCTTCCACAAATGCCTACTGACCACCTCCTGCACCGATGCCCTCGAAATGTCCGCCCTACTCCTCAATATCCAGCCCGGCGATGAGGTCATTATGCCTTCCTACACCTTTGTATCTACCGCCAACGCCTTTGTGCTCCGTGGGGCCATTATCCGCTTTGTCGATTCTCAGGCCCAACACCCCAATCTCGATCCCCAGGCCATTTTGCCTCTGATTAACGAGAAGACCAAAGCGCTGGTGCTGGTCCATTATGCCGGCATGGCCTGCCCCATGCAAGAAATTATGGACCTCTGCCAAAAGTACCAAATTGCCCTAGTCGAAGATGCCGCCCAAGCCATTGATGGCTATTATCAGGGGCAGCCCCTCGGTAGCTTTGGGCAATTGGCCTGCTTCTCTTTTCATGAAACCAAAAATATTATTGCTGGAGAAGGCGGCCTGCTGGCCATCAACGACCCAAAACTAGCCCAAAGAGCCGAAATTATCTGGGAAAAAGGCACCAACCGAGCCGCCTTTTTTCGGGGAGAGGTCGATAAATACGGCTGGGTGGACCTCGGCTCTTCTTTTTTGCCCTCCGAAACCGTGGCGGCCTTCCTTTTTGCCCAATTGGAAGAGCTCGACCAGATCCAAAATGCCCGCAAAGAACGCTGGAACCGCTACTTTGAAGCCCTACTCCCTTTGGCCCAAAAAGGCCTAATCGAACTACCTAATATTCCAGAACACAGCAGCAATAACGCCCATCTCTTTTACCTTATTTGTAGTAGCCTAGACGAAAGAACGGCCCTGATACAAGCGCTCAGAGCCGTTGGCGTTCATGCTGTTTTTCATTATCTTCCCCTACATGCTAGTCCGTTTTATGGACCAAAACACGATGGCCGAAAACTGCCGCAGGCCCAGCGCTATGCCGACCGCCTGCTACGGCTCCCCCTCTTTTTTGAGCTCCAAGCTCAAGAACAGCAATTTATTATCGATCAGATTTTCCAGTTCTTTAAGCTGGATCGTACTTAA
- a CDS encoding NAD(P)H-dependent oxidoreductase, whose translation MSLVENLKWRYATKKFDASKKIAAETLEEIKTAIQLSASSYGLQLYKIIDVQDPELRKKLQAAAWGQSQIVDASQLFVFTTPTTLTAEHIEEFVQLTADTRGLDPAVLNDYSDFMKGALLKQTEEGAKNWMAKQTYIALGNLLAAAAELKVDACPMEGFDAAQFDEILGLEGWTTSVIATLGYRHEEDGLQHAAKVRKAKSLLFETK comes from the coding sequence ATGTCTTTAGTCGAAAATCTGAAATGGCGCTATGCCACCAAAAAATTTGATGCGAGCAAAAAAATTGCTGCCGAAACCCTAGAAGAAATCAAAACGGCCATCCAGCTGTCTGCCTCTTCTTATGGTCTACAGTTGTACAAAATTATTGATGTCCAAGATCCCGAACTACGCAAAAAACTCCAAGCCGCAGCCTGGGGCCAAAGCCAAATCGTAGACGCTTCTCAGCTCTTCGTTTTCACCACGCCCACTACACTTACCGCCGAACATATCGAGGAGTTTGTCCAACTTACTGCCGATACTCGCGGCCTCGATCCCGCTGTACTCAACGATTATAGCGACTTTATGAAGGGCGCTCTCTTAAAGCAAACCGAAGAAGGTGCCAAAAACTGGATGGCCAAGCAAACCTATATTGCCCTGGGCAATCTGCTGGCCGCCGCTGCCGAACTCAAGGTGGATGCCTGCCCCATGGAAGGCTTCGATGCCGCCCAATTTGATGAGATTTTGGGCCTAGAGGGCTGGACCACTTCCGTGATCGCGACCCTTGGCTACCGCCACGAAGAAGACGGTTTGCAACATGCCGCTAAGGTGCGTAAAGCCAAATCCCTCCTCTTCGAGACCAAATAA